Proteins co-encoded in one Brassica rapa cultivar Chiifu-401-42 chromosome A02, CAAS_Brap_v3.01, whole genome shotgun sequence genomic window:
- the LOC103852734 gene encoding sucrose transport protein SUC1 isoform X1: protein MGAFETEKTAKDAAALETQSSLEEFNQPSPLRKIISVSSIAAGVQFGWALQLSLLTPYVQLLGIPHKWSSLIWLCGPVSGMIVQPIVGFHSDRCTSRFGRRRPFIAAGAAMVAVAVFLIGYAADIGYKMGDKLEETPRVRAIGIFALGFWILDVANNTLQGPCRAFLADLAAGDAKRTRVANAFFSFFMAVGNVLGYAAGSFTNLHKMFPFAMTNACDLYCANLKSCFFLSITLLLLVTVTSLWYVKDKQWSPPPVAADEEKKSVPFFGEIFGAFKVMERPMWMLLIVTALNWIAWFPFLLFDTDWMGREVYGGDSEGDARLKQIYNKGVQSGALGLMFNSIVLGFMSLGVEWIGKKVGGAKRLWGIVNFILAIGLAMTVLVTKLAADYRKVAGPYAGPSPGIRAGALSLFAVLGIPLAITFSIPFALASIFSSSSGAGQGLSLGVLNLAIVIPQMIVSLGGGPFDALFGGGNLPAFIVGAIAAAISGVLAITVLPSPPPDAPALKTGAMGFH, encoded by the exons atggGAGCTTTTGAAACAGAAAAAACCGCTAAAGATGCGGCGGCTCTTGAGACACAGTCTTCACTGGAAGAGTTCAACCAGCCGTCTCCTCTCCGTAAAATAATCTCCGTCTCTTCCATCGCCGCCGGTGTACAGTTCGGGTGGGCCCTACAGCTCTCTCTCCTCACACCTTACGTCCAGCTTCTTGGTATCCCTCACAAATGGTCCTCTCTCATCTGGCTCTGTGGTCCCGTCTCCGGCATGATTGTCCAACCCATCGTCGGTTTCCACAGTGACAGATGCACGTCAAGATTCGGTCGTCGCCGTCCCTTCATCGCCGCCGGAGCCGCCATGGTCGCCGTCGCCGTGTTCTTGATCGGATACGCTGCGGATATCGGCTATAAAATGGGCGACAAACTCGAGGAAACGCCGAGGGTTCGAGCCATCGGGATCTTCGCTCTCGGGTTCTGGATCCTCGACGTGGCCAACAACACCCTCCAAGGACCTTGCCGTGCTTTCTTGGCCGACCTAGCCGCTGGAGACGCTAAAAGAACGCGAGTCGCAAACGCGTTTTTCTCATTCTTTATGGCGGTTGGAAACGTTTTGGGATACGCGGCTGGTTCTTTCACCAACCTACATAAAATGTTCCCGTTCGCAATGACCAATGCATGCGATCTTTATTGCGCTAATCTCAAGAGTTGCTTCTTCTTGTCCATCACACTCCTCCTCCTCGTCACCGTCACGTCTCTTTGGTACGTCAAAGATAAACAATGGTCTCCGCCGCCGGTAGCCGCCGACGAGGAGAAGAAGAGTGTTCCTTTCTTTGGAGAAATCTTTGGAGCTTTTAAAGTCATGGAACGTCCCATGTGGATGCTTCTTATCGTCACCGCACTAAACTGGATCGCATGGTTCCCGTTTCTTTTGTTTGATACTGACTGGATGGGTCGTGAAGTGTACGGTGGTGACTCAGAAGGAGACGCGAGGTTGAAGCAAATATACAACAAGGGAGTACAGTCTGGTGCATTGGGGCTGATGTTTAACTCTATCGTTCTTGGTTTCATGTCACTTGGTGTTGAGTGGATTGGTAAGAAAGTGGGAGGAGCTAAACGGCTTTGGGGAATTGTTAATTTCATTCTTGCCATTGGTTTGGCCATGACGGTTCTTGTCACGAAATTGGCGGCGGATTACCGGAAAGTCGCCGGTCCATATGCCGGACCGTCGCCTGGTATTAGAGCTGGAGCGTTGAGTCTCTTTGCTGTTCTTGGTATTCCATTAGCT attACTTTCAGTATTCCGTTTGCACTAGCCTCCATATTTTCAAGCAGCTCCGGCGCCGGCCAag GACTGTCGTTAGGAGTTTTAAATTTGGCAATTGTGATACCACAAATGATAGTATCACTAGGAGGAGGACCTTTCGACGCCCTTTTTGGCGGTGGAAACTTACCGGCGTTTATAGTCGGAGCAATCGCAGCGGCGATCAGTGGAGTATTAGCTATAACCGTTTTACCTTCACCACCACCGGACGCACCTGCCTTGAAGACAGGAGCCATGGGATTCCATTag
- the LOC103852734 gene encoding sucrose transport protein SUC1 isoform X2: MGAFETEKTAKDAAALETQSSLEEFNQPSPLRKIISVSSIAAGVQFGWALQLSLLTPYVQLLGIPHKWSSLIWLCGPVSGMIVQPIVGFHSDRCTSRFGRRRPFIAAGAAMVAVAVFLIGYAADIGYKMGDKLEETPRVRAIGIFALGFWILDVANNTLQGPCRAFLADLAAGDAKRTRVANAFFSFFMAVGNVLGYAAGSFTNLHKMFPFAMTNACDLYCANLKSCFFLSITLLLLVTVTSLWYVKDKQWSPPPVAADEEKKSVPFFGEIFGAFKVMERPMWMLLIVTALNWIAWFPFLLFDTDWMGREVYGGDSEGDARLKQIYNKGVQSGALGLMFNSIVLGFMSLGVEWIGKKVGGAKRLWGIVNFILAIGLAMTVLVTKLAADYRKVAGPYAGPSPGIRAGALSLFAVLGIPLAYSVCTSLHIFKQLRRRPRTVVRSFKFGNCDTTNDSITRRRTFRRPFWRWKLTGVYSRSNRSGDQWSISYNRFTFTTTGRTCLEDRSHGIPLV, translated from the exons atggGAGCTTTTGAAACAGAAAAAACCGCTAAAGATGCGGCGGCTCTTGAGACACAGTCTTCACTGGAAGAGTTCAACCAGCCGTCTCCTCTCCGTAAAATAATCTCCGTCTCTTCCATCGCCGCCGGTGTACAGTTCGGGTGGGCCCTACAGCTCTCTCTCCTCACACCTTACGTCCAGCTTCTTGGTATCCCTCACAAATGGTCCTCTCTCATCTGGCTCTGTGGTCCCGTCTCCGGCATGATTGTCCAACCCATCGTCGGTTTCCACAGTGACAGATGCACGTCAAGATTCGGTCGTCGCCGTCCCTTCATCGCCGCCGGAGCCGCCATGGTCGCCGTCGCCGTGTTCTTGATCGGATACGCTGCGGATATCGGCTATAAAATGGGCGACAAACTCGAGGAAACGCCGAGGGTTCGAGCCATCGGGATCTTCGCTCTCGGGTTCTGGATCCTCGACGTGGCCAACAACACCCTCCAAGGACCTTGCCGTGCTTTCTTGGCCGACCTAGCCGCTGGAGACGCTAAAAGAACGCGAGTCGCAAACGCGTTTTTCTCATTCTTTATGGCGGTTGGAAACGTTTTGGGATACGCGGCTGGTTCTTTCACCAACCTACATAAAATGTTCCCGTTCGCAATGACCAATGCATGCGATCTTTATTGCGCTAATCTCAAGAGTTGCTTCTTCTTGTCCATCACACTCCTCCTCCTCGTCACCGTCACGTCTCTTTGGTACGTCAAAGATAAACAATGGTCTCCGCCGCCGGTAGCCGCCGACGAGGAGAAGAAGAGTGTTCCTTTCTTTGGAGAAATCTTTGGAGCTTTTAAAGTCATGGAACGTCCCATGTGGATGCTTCTTATCGTCACCGCACTAAACTGGATCGCATGGTTCCCGTTTCTTTTGTTTGATACTGACTGGATGGGTCGTGAAGTGTACGGTGGTGACTCAGAAGGAGACGCGAGGTTGAAGCAAATATACAACAAGGGAGTACAGTCTGGTGCATTGGGGCTGATGTTTAACTCTATCGTTCTTGGTTTCATGTCACTTGGTGTTGAGTGGATTGGTAAGAAAGTGGGAGGAGCTAAACGGCTTTGGGGAATTGTTAATTTCATTCTTGCCATTGGTTTGGCCATGACGGTTCTTGTCACGAAATTGGCGGCGGATTACCGGAAAGTCGCCGGTCCATATGCCGGACCGTCGCCTGGTATTAGAGCTGGAGCGTTGAGTCTCTTTGCTGTTCTTGGTATTCCATTAGCT TATTCCGTTTGCACTAGCCTCCATATTTTCAAGCAGCTCCGGCGCCGGCCAag GACTGTCGTTAGGAGTTTTAAATTTGGCAATTGTGATACCACAAATGATAGTATCACTAGGAGGAGGACCTTTCGACGCCCTTTTTGGCGGTGGAAACTTACCGGCGTTTATAGTCGGAGCAATCGCAGCGGCGATCAGTGGAGTATTAGCTATAACCGTTTTACCTTCACCACCACCGGACGCACCTGCCTTGAAGACAGGAGCCATGGGATTCCATTagtttaa